The following are encoded in a window of Deinococcus sedimenti genomic DNA:
- the gnd gene encoding decarboxylating NADP(+)-dependent phosphogluconate dehydrogenase, producing the protein MTSDVQGTADIGVIGLAVMGENLILNMESRGFTVAAFNRTVSKVTAFTQGRAQGKRILGADSLESFVALLKPPRRVMLMVKAGAAVDEFIGHLTPLLSEGDIIIDGGNSHPADSTRRTRELAEKGLLFIGTGVSGGEEGALTGPSIMPGGNEQAWEAVKPIFQGIAARVADGTPCCDWVGPDGAGHFVKMVHNGIEYADMQMIAESYQLLRAAGLTAPEAGEVFARWNEGELDSYLIEITADILRKTDDETGQPLVDVILDAAGQKGTGKWTSVAALDAGSPAATITEAVYARAMSALKAERVAASAVLSGPTFAAPADRDAFVEGVRRALYASKIAAYAQGFQLLHLSAQDAGWTLDYGRIAQMWRGGCIIRAAFLDRIKDAYDAQPELPNLLVAPYFRDAVQGAQGAWRDTLAAAVRGGVPVPAFSSALAYFDGYRSAVLPANLIQAQRDYFGAHTYERTDRARGEFFHTNWTGRGGETASTTYNA; encoded by the coding sequence ATGACTTCTGACGTGCAGGGAACGGCGGACATCGGCGTGATCGGACTGGCCGTGATGGGCGAGAACCTCATCCTGAACATGGAAAGCCGGGGCTTCACGGTCGCGGCGTTCAACCGCACGGTCAGCAAGGTGACGGCCTTCACGCAGGGCCGCGCGCAGGGGAAACGCATCCTGGGCGCCGACAGCCTGGAGAGCTTCGTGGCGCTCCTGAAACCGCCGCGCCGCGTGATGCTGATGGTCAAGGCGGGCGCCGCCGTGGACGAGTTCATCGGGCACCTGACGCCGCTGCTGTCCGAGGGGGACATCATCATCGACGGCGGGAACAGCCACCCGGCGGACTCCACGCGCCGCACCCGCGAACTGGCCGAGAAAGGCCTGCTGTTCATCGGGACCGGCGTCTCCGGCGGGGAGGAGGGCGCCCTGACCGGCCCGAGCATCATGCCCGGCGGGAACGAGCAGGCGTGGGAGGCCGTGAAACCCATCTTCCAGGGCATCGCGGCGCGCGTGGCGGACGGCACGCCCTGCTGCGACTGGGTCGGCCCGGACGGCGCGGGGCACTTCGTGAAGATGGTGCACAACGGCATCGAGTACGCCGACATGCAGATGATCGCCGAGAGCTACCAGCTGCTGCGCGCCGCGGGCCTGACCGCCCCCGAGGCCGGGGAGGTCTTCGCCCGCTGGAACGAGGGCGAACTGGACAGTTACCTGATCGAGATCACGGCCGACATCCTGCGCAAGACCGACGACGAGACCGGGCAGCCGCTGGTGGACGTGATCCTGGACGCCGCCGGGCAGAAGGGCACCGGGAAGTGGACGTCGGTCGCGGCGCTGGACGCCGGGAGTCCCGCCGCGACGATCACCGAGGCGGTGTACGCCCGGGCCATGAGTGCCCTGAAGGCCGAGCGCGTGGCGGCCAGCGCGGTCCTGAGCGGCCCGACCTTCGCCGCCCCCGCCGACCGGGACGCGTTCGTGGAGGGTGTCCGCCGGGCGCTGTACGCCAGCAAGATCGCCGCGTACGCGCAGGGCTTCCAGCTGCTGCACCTGAGCGCGCAGGACGCCGGGTGGACGCTGGACTACGGACGGATCGCGCAGATGTGGCGCGGCGGGTGCATCATCCGCGCGGCGTTCCTGGACCGCATCAAGGACGCGTACGACGCGCAACCCGAGCTGCCGAACCTGCTGGTCGCGCCGTACTTCCGGGACGCGGTCCAGGGCGCGCAGGGCGCGTGGCGTGACACCCTGGCGGCCGCCGTGCGCGGGGGCGTGCCCGTCCCGGCGTTCAGCAGCGCCCTGGCGTACTTCGACGGGTACCGCTCGGCGGTGCTGCCCGCGAACCTCATCCAGGCGCAGCGGGATTACTTCGGGGCGCACACCTACGAACGTACGGACCGGGCGCGCGGGGAGTTCTTCCACACGAACTGGACCGGGCGCGGCGGCGAGACGGCCAGCACGACGTACAACGCCTGA
- the rdgB gene encoding RdgB/HAM1 family non-canonical purine NTP pyrophosphatase: MNVVVATSNTGKIREIEEALQGTGWALGPLGNVPLPEETGATYEENAALKACAAALITGRPALADDSGIEVEALQGEPGVYSARYGNRDSDVERNVYLLEKLRGEKNRRAKFVSVVILAYPDGHLETYRGELHGTLLEGPRGANGFGYDPLFVPDGDTRTLAELTVAEKRAISHRGRALAALRDAHRSGLPERDITPIL; encoded by the coding sequence ATGAACGTAGTGGTGGCGACCAGCAACACCGGCAAGATCCGGGAGATCGAGGAGGCCCTGCAGGGCACCGGCTGGGCCCTCGGTCCGCTGGGGAACGTGCCGCTGCCCGAGGAGACCGGCGCGACCTACGAGGAGAACGCCGCGCTGAAAGCCTGCGCCGCCGCGCTGATCACCGGGCGGCCCGCGCTGGCCGACGACAGCGGCATCGAGGTCGAGGCCCTGCAGGGCGAACCCGGCGTGTACTCCGCCCGGTACGGAAACCGCGACAGCGACGTGGAACGCAACGTGTACCTGCTGGAGAAACTGCGCGGGGAGAAGAACCGCCGCGCGAAGTTCGTGTCCGTCGTGATCCTCGCCTACCCGGACGGGCACCTGGAAACGTACCGGGGCGAACTGCACGGCACGCTGCTGGAAGGCCCGCGCGGCGCGAACGGCTTCGGGTACGACCCGCTGTTCGTCCCGGACGGCGACACCCGCACCCTGGCCGAACTGACCGTCGCCGAGAAGCGCGCCATCAGCCACCGCGGCCGGGCGCTGGCGGCCCTGCGTGACGCGCACCGCAGCGGGCTGCCCGAGCGGGACATCACCCCGATCCTCTGA
- a CDS encoding D-alanyl-D-alanine carboxypeptidase/D-alanyl-D-alanine-endopeptidase gives MRRAFLIAVLLGLTGAAQVAAPTAGESVTLHLSREPGLGEGVAAALRGVPEGVEVALLVQDLRTREVLEAQSPDRALIPASTTKVVTAASVLDERGGAGGWWSAELTVPAVQVGRASVKAVTLRGSGDPTLSVVSGGYSLRALARQAYARGLREVGEVRVDDLGFDSAAWTLPLGSPMTALRLAEWRDDPPTSAQAARERLGAALIVQLRAAGVRVTREGVGRAAPWQAWVPPARTDEQGRALPPDPVTPASARPEQGIASVRSTSPFRVLAATLRPSDNLRAEELLGTLAHGAGGTLRGALARERAYLRRIGTDLSGVELRDGSGLSRENRLSPRVLVDVLRAQFDLPAPLPGKAGLPEALYRARGNAFAEALPQAGTGEDVPEHDGRGGTMALRLRGAGLDVRVKTGTLPGVSALAGYVTGRSGHVLAFAVIMNGPDSAPILTLRAVQDDVVRAVAAAH, from the coding sequence ATGCGCCGCGCCTTCCTGATTGCCGTCCTGCTGGGTCTGACCGGGGCGGCGCAGGTGGCCGCGCCCACTGCGGGCGAGTCGGTGACGCTGCACTTGTCGCGCGAGCCGGGTCTGGGTGAGGGGGTGGCGGCGGCGTTGCGGGGCGTGCCGGAGGGTGTGGAGGTGGCGCTGCTGGTGCAGGACCTGCGCACGCGCGAGGTGCTGGAGGCGCAGTCGCCGGACCGGGCGCTGATCCCGGCGAGCACCACGAAGGTCGTGACGGCTGCCAGCGTGCTGGACGAGCGTGGTGGGGCCGGGGGCTGGTGGAGTGCCGAGTTGACGGTTCCGGCGGTGCAGGTGGGCCGGGCGTCGGTGAAGGCGGTGACGTTGCGCGGCAGTGGCGACCCGACCCTGAGTGTGGTGTCGGGGGGGTACAGCCTGCGGGCGCTGGCGCGGCAGGCGTACGCGCGGGGGCTGCGTGAGGTGGGCGAGGTGCGCGTGGACGACCTGGGCTTCGACTCGGCCGCCTGGACGCTGCCGCTGGGGTCGCCCATGACGGCGCTGCGGCTCGCGGAGTGGCGGGACGACCCGCCGACATCGGCGCAGGCGGCGCGGGAGCGGCTGGGCGCGGCGCTGATCGTGCAGCTGCGCGCGGCGGGTGTGCGCGTCACGCGGGAGGGCGTGGGCCGCGCGGCCCCGTGGCAGGCATGGGTGCCGCCCGCCCGGACGGACGAACAGGGCCGCGCGCTGCCGCCGGACCCGGTCACGCCCGCCTCTGCCCGCCCGGAGCAGGGGATCGCCAGCGTGCGGAGCACGTCGCCGTTCCGGGTGCTGGCGGCCACGCTGCGGCCCAGTGACAACCTGCGCGCCGAGGAACTGCTGGGCACGCTGGCGCACGGTGCGGGCGGCACGCTGCGCGGGGCGCTGGCGCGCGAACGGGCGTATCTGCGGCGCATCGGCACCGACCTCAGTGGCGTGGAACTGCGTGACGGCAGCGGCCTGAGCCGCGAGAACCGCCTGAGCCCGCGCGTGCTGGTGGACGTGCTGCGCGCCCAGTTCGACCTGCCCGCGCCGCTGCCCGGGAAGGCGGGACTGCCGGAGGCGCTGTACCGCGCGCGCGGGAACGCCTTCGCGGAGGCCCTCCCGCAGGCCGGGACGGGCGAGGACGTCCCCGAGCACGATGGGCGCGGCGGGACGATGGCGCTGCGGCTGCGCGGCGCGGGCCTGGACGTGCGGGTCAAGACCGGCACGCTGCCCGGCGTGAGTGCCCTGGCCGGGTACGTCACGGGTCGCAGCGGGCACGTGCTGGCGTTCGCGGTGATCATGAACGGTCCCGACTCAGCCCCGATCCTGACCCTGCGGGCCGTGCAGGACGACGTGGTGCGGGCGGTCGCGGCGGCGCACTGA
- the xpt gene encoding xanthine phosphoribosyltransferase, which produces MQALVDAIRQQGEILPGGILKVDGLVNHQLLPHLTREMGETFARHFAPLNPSKIVTIEVSGIAPAIATAMVLGVPMVYARKKKPVTMKEPIFTAQSVSRTKGGVVDLFVSSEFLGAGDRVVVIDDFLASGGTLRALASMIDASGAQLLGIGCVVEKQFESGREKLADLNVPIHTLANIVRMSEAEGILVEAGR; this is translated from the coding sequence ATGCAGGCACTCGTGGACGCCATTCGGCAGCAGGGTGAGATTCTCCCCGGCGGCATTCTCAAGGTGGACGGACTGGTCAACCACCAGCTCCTCCCGCACCTGACGCGCGAGATGGGGGAGACCTTTGCGCGGCACTTCGCGCCCCTGAACCCCAGCAAGATCGTAACCATCGAGGTCAGCGGCATCGCGCCCGCCATCGCCACCGCCATGGTGCTGGGCGTGCCGATGGTGTACGCCCGCAAGAAGAAACCCGTCACCATGAAAGAACCCATCTTCACCGCGCAGTCCGTCAGCCGCACCAAGGGCGGCGTGGTGGACCTGTTCGTCAGCAGCGAGTTCCTGGGGGCAGGGGACCGCGTGGTCGTGATCGACGACTTCCTCGCGTCGGGCGGCACGCTGCGCGCCCTGGCGAGCATGATCGACGCCAGCGGCGCGCAGCTGCTCGGGATCGGCTGCGTGGTGGAAAAGCAGTTCGAGTCGGGCCGCGAGAAGCTCGCCGACCTGAACGTCCCCATCCACACGCTGGCGAACATCGTCCGCATGAGCGAGGCCGAGGGGATCCTGGTCGAGGCCGGACGCTGA
- a CDS encoding metallophosphoesterase family protein, translating into MIRLAILADLHANLAATLAVHADIQRRGLTDIWVLGDLVGKGPRPREVLDWTQAHATRVIQGNWDARVAGATHRPQDLWPRSKLSPEGLAYLGALPYGIEEQFSGAWWRFVHASSRGLFHRLYPHSSLHDQLEAFAPNPQFGLTAHADALVYADMHEALMLDVEGRPLINCGSVGNPLDSTLPCYLVLEFDPHGPSHSATYVRLTYDRDEEISAAEASGMPFTREYVAELLTGAYQKRRARTGE; encoded by the coding sequence ATGATTCGCCTCGCCATTCTCGCGGACCTGCACGCCAACCTGGCGGCCACCCTCGCGGTCCACGCAGACATTCAGCGGCGCGGCCTGACGGACATCTGGGTGCTGGGCGACCTGGTCGGCAAGGGACCACGCCCGCGCGAAGTGCTGGACTGGACGCAGGCGCACGCCACGCGCGTCATCCAGGGCAACTGGGACGCCCGCGTCGCCGGAGCCACGCACCGCCCACAGGACCTCTGGCCGCGCAGCAAACTCAGCCCCGAAGGGCTCGCGTACCTCGGCGCCCTCCCGTACGGCATCGAGGAACAGTTCAGCGGCGCCTGGTGGCGTTTCGTGCACGCCAGCAGCCGCGGCCTCTTCCACCGCCTCTACCCGCACAGCAGCCTGCACGATCAACTCGAAGCGTTCGCGCCGAACCCGCAGTTCGGCCTGACCGCCCACGCGGACGCCCTCGTGTACGCCGACATGCACGAGGCGCTGATGCTGGACGTCGAGGGCCGCCCCCTGATCAACTGCGGCAGCGTCGGCAACCCGCTGGACTCCACCCTGCCGTGCTACCTGGTGCTGGAATTCGACCCGCACGGCCCGTCCCACAGCGCCACGTACGTCCGCCTGACGTACGACCGCGACGAGGAGATCAGCGCCGCCGAGGCCAGCGGCATGCCGTTCACCCGCGAGTACGTCGCGGAACTCCTGACCGGCGCGTACCAGAAACGCCGCGCCCGCACCGGCGAGTAG
- a CDS encoding peptidylprolyl isomerase, translating into MSDHYQQDGFTVTPELSAERQTRFGAAPELGDGIEPGKSYRAVLETSKGRIVVELFADDAPVTVNSFAYLLRHHYYDGIKFHRVIDGFMAQAGDPTGTGAGGPGYDFEDEPNDHRHRGKGILSMANRGPNTNGSQFFITFVDTPHLDGRHTVFGKVVEGLDVLDRLTRIEPGRMGTADVIETAYLVEK; encoded by the coding sequence ATGAGTGACCACTACCAGCAGGATGGCTTCACCGTCACCCCCGAACTGAGCGCCGAGCGCCAGACCCGCTTTGGCGCGGCCCCCGAACTCGGGGACGGCATTGAGCCCGGCAAGAGCTACCGCGCCGTGCTGGAAACCAGCAAGGGCCGCATCGTCGTCGAACTGTTCGCGGACGACGCGCCCGTCACCGTGAACAGCTTCGCGTACCTGCTGCGCCACCACTACTACGACGGCATCAAGTTCCACCGCGTCATCGACGGCTTCATGGCGCAGGCCGGTGACCCCACCGGCACCGGCGCCGGCGGTCCCGGCTACGACTTCGAGGACGAACCCAACGACCACCGCCACCGCGGCAAGGGCATCCTGAGCATGGCGAACCGCGGCCCGAACACCAACGGCAGCCAGTTCTTCATCACCTTCGTGGACACCCCCCACCTCGACGGCCGCCACACCGTCTTCGGCAAGGTCGTCGAGGGTCTGGACGTGCTCGACCGCCTCACCCGCATCGAGCCGGGCCGCATGGGCACCGCCGACGTGATCGAAACCGCCTACCTCGTCGAGAAATAA
- a CDS encoding flavin reductase family protein has product MTDSGLSPQEFRQTLGRFASGVTIITAKGDERRGMTASAFVSVSLQPPLILVSVDQRAHMHALLLQDDVTHFGVNVLSATQRHLSDHFAGRPGPEDQVPWFEHEGLPLIGGSVAQLVCRKDRVIEAGDHTLFMGFVEYSRYTDDDPLVYFRGQYHELG; this is encoded by the coding sequence ATGACCGACTCTGGCCTCTCCCCGCAGGAATTCCGTCAGACGCTGGGCCGCTTCGCGAGCGGCGTGACCATCATCACCGCCAAGGGGGACGAGCGGCGCGGCATGACCGCCAGCGCCTTCGTGTCCGTCAGCCTCCAGCCCCCCCTGATCCTCGTCAGCGTCGACCAGCGCGCCCACATGCACGCCCTGCTGCTCCAGGACGACGTGACGCACTTCGGCGTGAACGTCCTGTCCGCCACGCAACGCCACCTCAGCGACCACTTCGCCGGACGCCCCGGCCCCGAAGATCAGGTCCCCTGGTTCGAACACGAGGGCCTGCCCCTCATCGGCGGCAGCGTCGCGCAACTCGTGTGCCGCAAGGACCGCGTCATCGAAGCCGGCGACCACACCCTGTTCATGGGCTTCGTCGAGTACAGCCGCTACACCGACGACGACCCCCTGGTGTACTTCCGCGGCCAGTACCACGAACTGGGGTAA
- the rpoZ gene encoding DNA-directed RNA polymerase subunit omega: protein MAERDIDKLLSMTDSKYRLSVVTAKRALQLRSGAPSVLPVEQRVRTRNLVTQAMRELATGKLTVGTNMIDEQRFHQDYVRQRQAQLQAQLNAERERERD, encoded by the coding sequence ATGGCAGAACGAGATATTGACAAGCTGCTGTCAATGACCGACAGCAAGTACCGACTGAGCGTCGTGACCGCCAAGCGTGCGCTGCAGCTGCGCAGCGGCGCGCCGAGCGTGCTGCCGGTCGAGCAGCGCGTCCGCACGCGGAATCTGGTCACGCAGGCGATGCGGGAACTGGCGACCGGGAAACTCACGGTCGGCACGAACATGATCGACGAGCAGCGCTTCCATCAGGATTACGTGCGTCAGCGTCAGGCGCAGCTGCAGGCGCAGCTGAACGCCGAACGCGAACGCGAACGGGATTGA
- a CDS encoding glycoside hydrolase family 10 protein — protein sequence MPRPPLRALLLPLLLGVSASAAAQTATPAPATPTGSAVTPPGTAQPAAAQSVTTQPAATQAAAGQPGSALRGLWIDAFGPGLKTPAQVKQTVQDAARLGVNTLFVQAIRRADCLCRKASVPAISDADLTPGFDPLDAITAQAHARGMRVIAWISVTGIANTTVPNTSPDHLMRAHGPDAGRNSWLARRPDGSWLEGKDAWLDAAIPDAAEYVTQAAVSLVRNYPVDGIQLDRIRYPDGGAWGYDPKTLARYRAETGKRDTPAPTDAAWQAWKREQITNLVRRITLEVKAVRPDAWVSAATITYSDAPADPAAFRQTRTYTDVMQDWPTWMQTGLIDLNVLMNYKRDAAPPQGAWFDRWNAFAQQVQTRPDGQRVALASGTAMYLNAPQVTAAQAARSVKAGLGWVGYSYRTPTADVYGQRQTTPAGLGAVQAALTAPGAALHAPRPWTETPPTTRGLLGRITGAGTPGGQTVQVLRGGQPIAQTQTDALGYYGFATLTPGPVEIRVSGQRWLDRVPERGVVRLPDLLVRAVQLIPSLPPTRP from the coding sequence ATGCCCCGCCCCCCGCTGCGCGCCCTGCTCCTGCCCCTCCTGCTGGGCGTTTCCGCTTCCGCTGCCGCCCAGACGGCGACCCCGGCCCCCGCCACGCCCACGGGCAGCGCGGTGACTCCGCCCGGAACGGCGCAACCCGCAGCAGCTCAGTCGGTAACAACTCAGCCCGCAGCAACTCAGGCCGCAGCGGGCCAGCCCGGCTCGGCCCTGCGCGGCCTGTGGATCGACGCGTTCGGCCCCGGCCTGAAGACCCCCGCGCAGGTGAAGCAGACCGTGCAGGACGCCGCGCGGCTGGGCGTGAACACCCTGTTCGTGCAGGCCATCCGCCGCGCCGACTGCCTGTGCCGCAAGGCCAGCGTGCCCGCCATCAGCGACGCCGACCTGACCCCCGGCTTCGACCCGCTGGACGCCATCACCGCGCAGGCGCACGCGCGCGGCATGCGGGTCATCGCGTGGATCAGCGTGACCGGCATCGCCAACACCACCGTTCCCAACACCAGCCCCGACCACCTGATGCGCGCCCACGGCCCCGACGCGGGCCGCAACTCCTGGCTGGCCCGCCGCCCCGACGGCAGCTGGCTGGAAGGCAAGGACGCGTGGCTGGACGCCGCCATTCCCGACGCCGCCGAGTACGTCACCCAGGCCGCCGTGAGCCTCGTGCGGAACTACCCCGTGGACGGCATTCAGCTCGACCGCATCCGCTACCCGGACGGCGGCGCGTGGGGCTACGACCCCAAGACGCTCGCCCGCTACCGCGCCGAGACCGGGAAAAGAGACACCCCCGCCCCCACCGACGCCGCGTGGCAGGCGTGGAAACGCGAGCAGATCACCAACCTCGTGCGGCGCATCACGCTGGAGGTCAAGGCCGTGCGCCCCGACGCCTGGGTCAGCGCCGCCACCATCACGTACAGCGACGCGCCCGCCGACCCCGCCGCGTTCCGCCAGACCCGCACGTACACCGACGTGATGCAGGACTGGCCCACCTGGATGCAGACCGGCCTGATCGACCTGAACGTCCTCATGAATTACAAGCGCGACGCCGCCCCACCCCAGGGCGCGTGGTTCGACCGCTGGAACGCGTTCGCGCAGCAGGTGCAGACCCGCCCCGACGGGCAGCGCGTGGCCCTCGCGTCGGGCACCGCCATGTACCTCAACGCCCCGCAGGTCACCGCCGCGCAGGCCGCCCGCAGCGTCAAGGCGGGCCTCGGCTGGGTCGGGTACTCGTACCGCACGCCCACCGCCGACGTGTACGGCCAGCGGCAGACCACCCCCGCCGGACTGGGCGCCGTGCAGGCCGCCCTGACCGCCCCCGGCGCCGCCCTGCACGCCCCCCGCCCCTGGACCGAGACGCCCCCCACCACGCGCGGCCTGCTGGGCCGCATCACCGGCGCGGGCACGCCCGGCGGGCAGACCGTGCAGGTCCTTCGGGGCGGCCAGCCCATCGCGCAGACGCAGACCGACGCGCTGGGCTACTACGGCTTCGCCACCCTGACCCCCGGCCCGGTCGAGATTCGCGTCAGCGGACAGCGCTGGCTCGACCGCGTGCCCGAACGGGGCGTGGTGCGCCTGCCGGACCTGCTCGTGCGGGCCGTGCAGCTCATCCCCAGCCTGCCGCCCACCAGACCCTGA
- a CDS encoding cation:proton antiporter: protein MLSAFAVLLCVTALLAYLNDRFLHFPTTVGVTLAGALASILLIALDALGLPGLRGWAAGVLQTLDFTNFVLNGILSVLLFAGALSLDARQMLRQRRSILLLAFLSTLISTALIGFAAYGVFALVGLDVPLMWALLFGALISPTDPVAVLDLLKRARVPVKIETLIAGESLFNDGVGVVIFLALAGAAGLGGHGAEVSAAGVAGLFAQEALGGLAFGALLGGLGFVLLRGVKEHAVEILLTLALVVGGYVAAAALGISGPLAMVVAGLVISAYKHTLFTPSTQELVEGFWETIDQVLNILLFAFIGLDVLLTETTGAQILASVILIGVALAARWISVALPFALVRAREGYGAYTVRLLTWGGLRGGIAISLALGLPDSPYRTHVVTVTYAIVLFTIAVQGLTIMPIVRRAVEAKPDEG, encoded by the coding sequence ATGCTGAGTGCTTTTGCTGTGCTGCTGTGCGTGACCGCGCTGCTGGCGTACCTGAACGACCGGTTCCTGCATTTTCCGACGACGGTGGGGGTGACGCTGGCGGGGGCGCTGGCGAGCATCCTGCTGATCGCGCTGGACGCGCTGGGCCTGCCGGGCCTGCGGGGGTGGGCGGCGGGGGTGCTGCAGACGCTGGACTTCACGAATTTCGTGTTGAACGGGATTCTCAGTGTGCTGCTGTTCGCGGGGGCGCTGAGTCTGGACGCGCGGCAGATGCTGCGGCAACGGCGGAGCATCCTGCTGCTGGCGTTCCTGAGCACGCTGATCAGCACGGCGCTGATCGGGTTCGCGGCGTACGGGGTGTTCGCGCTGGTGGGGCTGGACGTGCCGCTGATGTGGGCGCTGCTGTTCGGCGCGCTGATCAGCCCGACGGACCCGGTGGCGGTGCTGGACCTGCTGAAGCGGGCGCGGGTGCCGGTGAAGATCGAGACGTTGATCGCCGGGGAGAGCCTGTTCAACGACGGGGTGGGCGTGGTGATCTTCCTGGCGCTGGCGGGCGCGGCGGGCCTGGGTGGGCACGGCGCGGAGGTCAGCGCGGCGGGCGTGGCGGGTCTGTTTGCGCAGGAGGCGCTGGGCGGGCTGGCGTTCGGGGCGCTGCTGGGCGGCCTGGGCTTCGTGCTGCTGCGCGGCGTGAAGGAGCACGCCGTGGAGATCCTGCTGACGCTGGCGCTGGTCGTGGGTGGGTACGTGGCGGCCGCCGCGCTGGGCATCAGCGGCCCGCTGGCGATGGTCGTGGCTGGCCTGGTGATCTCGGCGTACAAGCACACGCTGTTCACGCCGAGCACGCAGGAACTCGTGGAAGGCTTCTGGGAGACCATCGATCAGGTGCTGAACATCCTGCTGTTCGCGTTCATCGGTCTGGACGTGCTCCTGACCGAGACGACCGGCGCGCAGATCCTCGCGAGCGTCATCCTGATCGGCGTGGCCCTCGCCGCCCGCTGGATCAGCGTGGCGCTGCCGTTCGCGCTGGTGCGCGCCCGCGAGGGGTACGGGGCGTACACGGTGCGCCTCCTGACCTGGGGCGGGCTGCGCGGCGGGATCGCCATCAGCCTCGCGCTGGGCCTGCCCGACAGCCCGTACCGCACACACGTCGTGACCGTCACGTACGCCATCGTGCTGTTCACCATCGCCGTGCAGGGCCTCACGATCATGCCCATCGTGCGCCGCGCCGTGGAGGCCAAACCCGACGAGGGTTGA
- a CDS encoding phosphotransferase family protein — MPALPDLTPAELSAFAQQFSLEGPLTRLPSVGIVNRVYRARRAGQDVVLRVPMPGDAEDALTESVAVPAAVRAGIPTPELLVFDDSRAVLDAPVSVYAFAPGRSLDGLGWAHGDPRLSRAWREAGRALAALHAGVTDAPDPHGYLESITPPDPARTRTRVLTAERLSTAEADWATGLTARLLSENPPPAHPAFLHDDLHAGNLMVTGDGAVTALIDWGDAGWGDPALDLSYSGPLAVPDLLAGYHEASGHADDPLTLRVLAYTLDNATRYLTRQPEAHENGDLWYTRPATALMGLLRVSPRVPQWQEALGR; from the coding sequence GTGCCTGCCCTGCCTGACCTGACCCCTGCCGAGCTGTCGGCCTTCGCGCAGCAGTTCAGCCTGGAGGGACCCCTGACGCGCCTGCCCAGTGTGGGCATCGTGAACCGCGTGTACCGCGCCCGCCGCGCCGGGCAGGACGTGGTGCTGCGCGTCCCGATGCCCGGCGACGCGGAGGATGCCCTGACCGAGAGTGTCGCCGTGCCCGCAGCGGTCCGGGCCGGGATTCCGACGCCGGAGCTGCTGGTGTTCGACGATTCCCGCGCGGTGCTGGACGCGCCGGTCAGCGTGTACGCCTTCGCGCCGGGCCGCAGCCTGGACGGCCTGGGCTGGGCGCACGGCGACCCGCGCCTGTCCCGCGCGTGGCGGGAGGCGGGCCGCGCCCTGGCCGCCCTGCACGCGGGGGTGACCGATGCGCCCGACCCGCACGGATATCTGGAATCCATCACGCCGCCCGACCCGGCCCGCACCCGCACGCGCGTCCTGACCGCCGAGCGGCTGAGCACCGCCGAGGCCGACTGGGCCACCGGCCTCACCGCGCGCCTCCTGAGCGAGAATCCGCCGCCCGCGCACCCCGCCTTCCTGCACGACGACCTGCACGCCGGGAACCTGATGGTCACCGGGGACGGCGCGGTCACCGCCCTGATCGACTGGGGGGACGCCGGGTGGGGCGACCCGGCCCTGGACCTCAGTTACTCCGGGCCGCTCGCGGTCCCCGACCTGCTCGCCGGATACCACGAAGCCAGCGGGCACGCCGACGACCCGCTGACCCTGCGGGTGCTGGCCTACACGCTGGATAACGCCACCCGGTACCTCACCCGGCAGCCGGAGGCGCACGAGAACGGCGACCTGTGGTACACCCGCCCCGCCACCGCCCTGATGGGGCTCCTGCGCGTCAGCCCGCGCGTCCCGCAGTGGCAGGAGGCGCTGGGGCGGTGA